ACTGAAAGACTGGTGTCAGTTAGCTCAATTGACTGGaaagctggtttgtgatgcaaggAGGtatcaacagcatgggttcaattcttgcaccAGCTGAAgctaccatgaaggattctcctctCAACCTCTCCCATGCCTGAGGAGTGGTGACCCTCAAATTAAATCACCATCGGTCATTtttctctaataagagagcaTCCCTATGGTCTATTGGATTTATGGCAACTTTACCAAAGTCATTTACAACCAAAAGACCATTGGACAATAATAAAAAGCTGGGCATGTTGTTCCTATATTGTTACAACAGCTAGGATTGAATATctcaaaagtaaaaaaaaaagttatATGGTTAAACACCACACCCTACATTATACAAACTAATAATCCCAGAGAAAAGCTACTGGTTCTGAGAGATTATTTGAAGAAGCCAACAAACCAAACAATTAAAGGTTTAACTAGCAACATTTCTGGTATTGTATTAAATATCACACCTATACACTGTTCACTTAAAATGATACTTTTGTAAACTGAATCTGCTAAAGTAGAATCAGATATTTTTGCACATAAGTTCAATTAACTGCAAGCTGATTAGATCACTTCCACTGATGATGTGCCACCATTTAATTCTTGAAAACAATCTGTAGTCACTCTGCAGCAAATGAAAATTATGCCTGTCTTGTCCATTCATTTGTTTTTAAGACTTCTTTCCTGTGGTTTTAAATGATTTTGCATCATACAACCAGGCTGTATCGATTCCCTTTCCAGATTCACGAACAGCTGTCCAGTTGGGAAATGAAAAACGACAGGCTACAACTCTAGCACTGCTCTTCAACTCACTCTGAAGTTTCTCCTCCAAGGACTTCATCTggaacattggaaaatgcagtCAGAAATTCCCTGATAATAGTGTTCCTAAATTAAGAAAAATATTCAATCCTAAAATTGTATTTCAGAATAAAATTATATTGACTCATTTTGCATCTAATACAGAGACAGTTTTTTTTACTAAAACTGCTTTCAGATAGACAATTATATTGTGGATACCTAATTTCTTAAGTTAATAACAAAACCAAGTTTAGGGGCACTGTCTCCATGAACCCATACACTTTAAAAACATTCATCCAATGATGACTGGTCCAAGATCAGGAGTTTCATGTTTACTATTTCTTCAAGTTGACTGAAAACATGCATTTCCTTCTTTTTGCTTTACAATCTTGCATGCTACCAGTCTTGCTACTCCACTGAAACATGCCTTGGGGTTGAGGGGTGGAGCTATGGAAAATAGAAGCTAAACTAAATTAAAACAGGTCTCCAAGCTGTTGTATAAGGGATTGCACGGCGTTGTATGGCACAGTGGTATTGTtacctacctctgagccaggaagatcaggttcaagtcccacatgtTATATAATAAACAGACTGGTAAGAAAATACCTATAAGGGAATGCTTTTGGCTTCAATCAATCTAACTATGTCATCATAACTTGGGTGGGGAAAGTTTCAACATTTTGAAATCTTTAACAGGACAAACCAATTATTATAGGGCTCCCCATAGTAACAATACCTATCTTATTAATGTACAAAGACTATGTACCCAATCACTACCATGCAATAAATTTTCTTGTTTAAGACAAAAGCTTCTTATTAGACTGTTGGCTGTTCTCTACCACTTTAAACAAAGTTAGTCCTGTAAACTCAGTCAAAACAAGAGAATGGTGGCTGCATTCTCACATGACACAACAAACATTGAAAGAGAGCGAGCTAATAGAAATTTATTTCCATTTAGATAAACCAAAACCCCAAGTACATTATTAATCAAACATGGAAAAATCATTTTTTAAGAACCACATATATATGGGCTCCCAGTATCAGTCATACCATCAACAGGCTGATGGGaaaaagaaatttttaaaaagcagcaaGCCATGCCTAATTGCGAATTGCTATATTCAGGACAAATGCTGAGAAATGAAACAACCCCCTTAAATGCAGATTGTGTAGGCCTTAAAGTAGAGTTAAAATAcctttatatgcagaagagatcATTTATCAACTCTTTTTCTTCCAATAACCTCATGGATTTCTTACACAATGCATTGAACACCAAACAATCTCCAAAATCTGGTACAAGATGACCATTTATGTACAATCTAAATGACTGACCAcaattttaaaagttattttaaAAGTAAGGTTTAGTTGTAAGTTATTGCTTTCTACTATCAACCACAGGGTCAGGGGAGCTACTGCTATtgttatttttatatattcatggGATCTGTGTGTCACTAGACTATACTAGCATTTGTTTCTCATCCCTAATTATCCAAAGGGCAGGTAAGAATTAACCACAttactgttggtctggagtcacaggcaggccagatcaggtaaggatggcagatttccttccctaaagggcagtaGTGAACCAGACCAGCTTTTATGACAACTGACAATGTTTGTCATTGGGCTAGCTTTTCCCTTATTCCAGGCTTTTACTGAATTAAAATGTTAAACATCTGCCACTGTAGGAGTTAAACCCATATCCCCAAACATTACTTGACTAGGAATCCAGAACCCAGGTTAATGTTCCCACTACACCACCACCTCCTTTAATTGATTTTCTTTTAATCCAGTCAATCCCTGTTTAATTAATGCCAATTTGTGATATGGGCTTACTGCCAATAGAAACTAAATTTGAAGAGAATAAAacgattttttaaaaagcaaaattTTGCAGATCTGaattaaaaacaaagtgctggagaaacttagcataTCTGACAGCAATGATGGAGGCAAAAACAAAGTAAATGTTGAGTCCAATAATTATTTTTCAGAAATGAAACAGCTCTTTCTCTTTTACTGAAGAGACTTATCAGAAAAAAGGTAACTATAATCTAATCATTCTGCACTAGATTCAAACCCAAGGTCTAAGGCTTGAAATAGTGTGCCATTGTTTTTACAACTGACTCTTCCAAAGTATTTTTTAATTTTAGTGGTAAGACATTAATAAAATTAACCTTCAAAACATAAAACACTCCAGTTTTGCCTGTTAGAAAAATCACAGACTTTGGCAGGACAATTTGAAAAATTATTCTTTCCCCCCAGTTCTCTAATGCAGACATCATCCAGTGAGGTactagaacaggaacaggatttATCAAAATGTACCTTCATATACACACGTCACAATAATTTTTAAGAACTAAATTATTAAAATCAAACTCACCATTTGAGGAACTCCAAATATGACAACATTATTATATTCTGAGAAATCAACCTAAAAAATACAGGACAAAAACAAAAAGAATTATCCACATTGTAAAAATCACAGTATTTAATACATCAGTATTGTTCTGCTGTCCAAGAGTGCTTGTACCTTCCATAAGTCAGAGATGTAAAATCTGGTATTGTGGTGCACTCCTTCCTGCCATGCTTTGTATCTAGCATACCAAACCAACCAAGGATTCAACTCATAACCCACAGCTCGAAACCCTTGCTTCGCTGCTGCAATTACCTATAAAGTTAAAAGAACACATTATCAAAAATGGATTGCCGGTTTTTCATAACTCATAAATAGAGTGATATAATTTATATGATGAGACAACAATAGAAGCTGGCCAGAACCATGTCGCTATGAATGTTTTGCCTACAAGTTCCACAACACAATGACCAATATAGTACATTTCATATAGAAAATATTGGAAAATTTGAAGTTCTTCCTAATAAAACATTTAACACTCAATGTGTTAAGATATTTTTAGAATGATAAAGGTTGACCTTTTTTACTGAGAATATTACTAAGTCCATCCCAAAATGTAGTCAAAACCCACAATCTCAAAGTGTCTTGAACATTACATTTATAAGCCAGATTCGATTAGAATTTTTTTTGCGGTATGGGTGCATCAACTAATCAAAAATTCACTTCTTAGTACAGAACTTGAGTACTGCTGGAACAAAAAACATAATGCCAAAGCTTTGTTTTGAACTCATCAGGACAGTTGTAATAATGCCAAATTTGAAAGGGAGCAAAAATTTATACATGAGAAAAGCGATTCTAATTGGTTGCCAAGTGGACTCAGATTGGCTGAGACATGCCATGGTAATATACCAGGTAACAATGTTCCACAGGCATGTAGATTCATAGagatacagcatgaaaacagaccctttggtccagctcgtccatgccaatcagatatcccaaactgaactaaccTATTCTAAGATAATCTCATTTGCGAGCCTttacccatattcctctaaacgtTTGCTATTCATGttcccacccagatgccttttaaatgttttaattgaaccagcttcaccacttcctttggcagctcattccatacacacaccatcctgtgAAAAAGTtgtgttttaaatctttcctctctcaccctaaacctatgccctctagttctggactcttcctTGGGGAGGGGGAAGTCCtgatctatttatcctatccatgcccctcatgattttataaacctctgtaaggtcacccctcagcctcttacactccagggaaaaacagctcCAGTCTATGCAGTCTCTCCCCACAGCTCAAAACCCTCTACCCtgacatgcttgtaaatcttttctgaactctcaagtttcacaacatccttccaataggacggaggttagaattgcacacagtattccaaaagtggcctagtcaatgccctgtacagctataacatgacctcccaactctgatactcaatgctctgaccaataaaggaaagcatactaaatgcctttttcactatcctatcaacctgcaactccaccttcaagaAAGTATGAGCCTGCACTCAGTGGTCACTTTGTTTAGTAAcactcaggaccttaccatcaagtgcataagtcctgccctgatttgcctttccaaaatgcagcatccaatatttatctaaattaaactccatctgccaatcctcggcccattggtccatctgatcaagatcctgttgtaccctagaggtaaccttcttcactgtccactacacctctaattttggtgtcacctgcaaacttactaactatacctcctgtgttcacatccaaatcatttatataaatgacaagaagcagtggacctagcaccgatccttgtggcacatcactgatcacaggctaccagtctgaaaagcaaccctcaagCCACTTttatatccaaatagctagttctccctgtattccatgtgatctaaacttgctaaccactCTACCATGAGGTACCTTGTCGAATATCTTACTGACATCCGTATAGACCACATCCAATGCTCTGCCATTAATCCTTTtcattaattcttcaaaaaaaactcaatcaagttcatgtgACAGGATGTcccataaagccatgttgactatccttaatcattccttgcctttccaaatatatgtaaattctgtctctcaagattccatccaacaacttgcccaccaccgatatccggctcactggtctacagttccctggattttccttaccacctttctgaaataatAGCACCATGTTAATCAGCTTCCAGTCtactagcacctcacctgtgactactgatgatccaaatatctcagcaagaagcccagcaatcacttccctagctcccCACAGAGTTGTAGgctacatctgatcaggtcctggggatttatccacttttatgcatttcaagacatccagcacttcctcctctgtaatatggacaattttcaaaatatcaccatctatttccccaaattctatatcttccatatccttctccacagtaaacactgatgcagaatactcgtttagtatctcccacatGTCTTGCAGTTCCAAACataggttgccttgctgatctatGAGGGGCCCCATTctttcccttgttacccttttgtccttaatgtatttggattttccttaaccctttttgccaaagctatctcatgtctcctgtttgccctcctgacttccctcttaagttatattcccactgcctttatactgtaaggattcactcaatctctgctctCTATAtgcttgacatatgcttccttctttttcttgaccaataCCTCAACCTCACCTTTTCTaatcatctagcattccctacaactaccaaccttgcctttcaccctagcAGGAACTAAATTAAGCCAGCACTGCCTAATCACAGAATCATATACAACAGTAGGTGCTTTATTTTGGGTTTTGCAATGCAGGCTGGTTGAGAACTGTGCCTGTTATAAACAGCTGGAGGATGGTCTTTGATTACACTGGTATTGCAAACCGCAAATAAAATATCAAGCATTAGGTGTGATTCTGCATTGGGGAATACTTTCTGAACATACCTAAGTGTGctgataattagattagattagattacttacagtgtggaaacaggcccttcggcccaacaagtccacaccgccccaccgaagcgtaacccacccatacccctacatctacatttaccccttacctaacactatgggcaatttagcatggccaattcacctggcctgcacatctttggactgtgggaggaaaccggagcacccagaggaaacccacgcagacacggggaggacgtgcaaactccacacagtcagtcgcctgaggcgggaattgaacctgggtctcaggcgctgtgaggcagcagtgctaaccactgtgccaccgtctcACTAACAATCAAGTCAAGTTCACATTGTAGTTCACTTACACTTGTTAGAAGTGGCATATAGGAATATatatgcacacacgcacatattAAAAACCAGACACAAATAAGATTAAACATTACACCTTTTCTGAGTTACCCAAAAAGTAAGGGAGTTTATAGTTCCTGGTGCTTTCTCCATTAACAATGCCAAAGCCAGTCAAAGTCAACTTACCAACAAATCAGCACCATTTTCCTCCCTGTGGTATAGATTACTGCAATCATTTGCAATTTGGTACTCTTGCATTTATCTCTGGATGTGCAAAACAAAAATGCTTCGGCAACATGGCTCTCACTTTAGCAATATGGTAGTCCTATACTAGCAAGCAAACGCTATATTAACTGACCTCTTACACAAGAAGAATCAAAACCAAGTTGGGATTTCACATGGAGCAGGGATGGAGAACACAACTGACCAAGCACCATTTTTCTAGTTACATATTCAGACTTTTATTTTTATAATAAATCACCATGTCCTATGTCCACAATTATAACTCAAGTAACATACATTAATATGCTATAACTACAACTTCCCATGAATGGTTGGACTTTGGGACATCATGAGAATGTGCTGTATTAATAATAGTTATTTTCGTGTTTTGTAATGTCTTCCTGTACATGAGATGGTAATTGTTGCCAATTAATGAACTATTTTCTTAACCCTTGCCATATAAATCCCTGCCCACCATATTGTGACACTGTAATCTTCAGAACTTTAACTGTTCGTGGATTGAAAGTATGAACAGTAACTCCCTCTGGAATAAACTGTTTCTGGAGATAAAGGGTTAAGAACAAACTTTATATGAAAAAACAAAAAGCAATATGCCAATTAACCATCCCTAGGAAAAAGGAATCAAAACTACATAAACGATTTAATTGCTTGATAAATGGCTACCTTATACCACATGAGAATTTAAGGAGTAAATGGCAAGACAGGCTTTATTTTGAACAGACAGCCAACACCAGTATGACATTAAATAAAGAATCTGTGCCTGATAAGAAAGCAAGCAAGCTACAGACTTCAGAAGTGTCATAAATATAATGTCACACCACAAGCTGAACAAGACAGAAAATCCTATAAGAATTCAGCCTTCAGGAATCTTCAGCAGCAGAGCTCCAGGGAACCATACTTCACAAGAATCAAACCTTGGACATATCCAGAAAGAGATGTTCATTGGTGTTGTGGCTAAATTCCACTAGTAATACTTTATGGTACAAAATTCCTTAAGTTTTATGGCAGTACATGCTTcttcttttttgaaaaaaaaacaatcaacATAACTTATACCAGAAACTCATCATAGCGATTTCTATACCTGTCACTTCAAGTCACACCCACAGTAAGCCAGAAGCAAAATAAAAAGGAACTATTATTTCCTAAAATGACACCAACTCTGAATAAGTCCAAACTTTATGCACAAATACCATTCAAACTCAAATCAGCATTATTAAAGAGTTTTAATCTTGGAAAGGCCTCAAACACATTTTTGCCAATTTACAGTTTTCTTggtgttttttttcccaaaacTAAATTCTTATTACTCCCTCACTCCCGTTCCTTTCCCCCACTCTTCTTCTCAGCCCATACTTCTCTTCCACCTTCACCCCGTTCTCTGACCCTGCACTCTACAATCCCCACCCAGCCTACTCCCATTTCCCCAACCCACCTTTCCCTTCCTTTCTACCTTGTCACCCTTCCCTACATTTTTTACCTAACCGTCTCTCCCCTTTACCATCTTGCTCCCTCCAACTCcacctcttccccttcccccttcctatttTCACGGCCACTTGTACCCCTGTTTAATCCATCTTCCTATCCTCTTCTCACTTCTTTTTTCCTTTCCTCTCAacatctcaccctcccctcattttcccttctcatttcctccccatctctttccttctctcataCTACCCCATTCCCTACTTTTTCTCCTGTATCTTTTACCTCCCTATCACCCCTCTCCCATCTGATCTTCTCCCCCAACCCTGCCCCTTTCTTTACTCCTTTCCACTCCTCCTTTACCACCACCCCTCCCCGGCCTAGCGCCGACTTTCTCCGTCCCCCTCCCCTAATCCTTGCTTGTCCACCTCTGTCGATCACTTACGATCCTGCCGTCGCCGCTCCCGATGTCCACCAGTTCTCCCCTGCGGCCTTTCAGTAGGCGCAGCACTACCTCCACCTGAGCCGGGCTGGCAGGGACAAAGGGGAGACAGACCCTCCTCAGAGCCGGGGCCACAAATGGGGCGGCGCCCAGGGACAGTGCGAGTCCAGTTCCACTAACAATTCCGAGGAGGGCTAGGCCCCAACGCCGCTTGCGGCCCGGTGTCGCCCCGGGAACCAGATCCGACATTCAACGAAAAGAGCGGACCCCAGACCGGACGGAACGATTGGAGTCGGTGTCACATTGAATTGGGTCCGGGCGGTCACCGTTTGTGAGCCGTAGCcatggaaacacactagcttcaCGTGTGGATCAACTCCCCAGACCTCCCTCCCAACCACAGACTTTCCTCTCACTATAATTTTGAAGCTAACGACCCTCACGATGCCGGTgctagactggggtgtacaaaattaaaaatcgcacaacaccaggttatagtccaacagatttatttggaaacactagctttcggaacgctgtTGCAATTgtggtccacaaccacctgatgaaggaacagcgctccaaaagctagtgcttccaaataaacctgatggactataacctggtgttgtgggaacCTCACAATGCACAGCTTTAATAattggcatcaatgtggatgtcaccagtttcctcatttcccctcccagcCACCTTGCCCAAGTTCCAATCttacagctcagcaccatcctcatgacctgaccCACCTgttcatcttctttcccacctattcTGCACCACCCtgctttctgacctatcacctttacccccacctccatccacctattgtactctcagctaccaccaccctcttccatttatctctccctccctcagctcccagcctcattcctgttgaagggcttttgcctgaaacatcgattttctggctcctcgaatgctgcatgacctgctgtgcttttccagcaccatactcttgacagCTTTAGTGATGTCCAGTTTAGTtgttgagagagtgcaggagaggtttacaagaatgggaAACCATAAGGGTGATGATTGGAAAATATGTGACTACCTTCCTGAGAGGAGATTTTCTGTGTCTGCTTGCTGGAGTCATACCTAATACctagatggttgtggttgttggagatcaataATCCCAGCCCCATAACAACAATGTAGTacttcctcagggtaatgtcctcagCCCCACCATTTTCAGTaatttcatcaatgactttccctcaaTCCTAAGGTTACAAGTGGGGATGTGCACtggtgattgcacaatgttcagcactattaaTGACATCTCAAACACTGAATTAGTATGTGTTCTAATGCAGCAATACCTGAAAAcacccaggcttgggctgattaagtggcaagtaacattcacatcatACAATTGCCTGgtaatggccatctccaaaagACTATTAGACAAAGAAGCTGAAGTAGGccaattcagcccatcgagtctgctctgccattcaattatatTGTGTCTGATCTGaaaatctgcaactccactttcctgcctttccataTAACCCTTAATTCTCTTATTAATTCTTAAAAATGTCACCTTGCCCTTGAATATACGTAATGACTGAACCTCACAGCCCTCTGGAgcaaaaattccaaagattcataactATCCATATTAATGTACTATTTCCAACACCATGGGTTATTATCTTATTAAGTAGGCTGAGATTGGTGCCGTATCAACagctttgaaaatccaaatatattatacCCATGCTTCCCCTTTATATATCCTGCgtgttacctcctcaaaggatTCTTgtaaatttgttaggcatgatttctctttcatgaAATTATGTTGACATTGCTTGATCATATTACATAAATGCTATGTCATTACATCATTTTATTAGACTTGAACATTTTCCCAACAACAGACAATAAGCTAAccggtctatagttacctgtgttttttttctttttccatttTGAAATAAAGGTATTACATTAGCACTTTTCTAATCCTTTggaacttttccagaatctaaggattcctGGAAGATTATTACCATTGCAGCCCTTATCTCTGTAGCTACGTCCTTCAATACCCAGGATGTATTTCATCAGATCAAGAGAACCTAGCAGTCTTCAGCCCCACTAGTTCCCCTAAAACTCCCTTTCTAGCCATGGTTATTCTATTTATATCCATGCCTCCTCTTGTCCCTTGAAGAATTAGTCTTTTTTTTTGCTACTCATGTCTTCTATTATTCAACTCTTttgcattttcctgctttctcattATTATTATTTCCTCAGCCTTCTACTGTAAGAGGCCCATGTTCAAATTGTGGCTTCGCTCTTTTTATATACTTAAAGCAGCTCTTGCTATGTATCTTGATACAACTTGTGAATTTTCCCTCAATGTTTATTTTCACCCTTTTTAAAACTGGCTTTTGTTGTTTTTTTGAAATTTTCCCAATCCTTTGGCttaccactaatctttgccacattTTGTTTTTTCTTTCAATCTGATGCTATCCTTAACTTTCCTGGTTAACTGTGGTTAGCTTTTCCTTTCCTAGAATTCTTCTTCCTCACTGGTATATGTATTTGCTGTGAACCATGAACTATTTTCTGaaacatctgccattgttccttaACTGTCATTGCTGCtgtttattcccaattcctctgcctccaccgcatctgctcccaggaggaccagttccaccacagaacacaccagatggcctctttctttaaagACAGCAAATTCCTTTCCCATGttgttgatgatgccctccagctcatctcatccacttcccgcacctccgccctcgaacccctccaaccgcaacaaggacagaaccccccagtcctcaccttccaccccaccaacctccatatacatcgcatcatcctccaccatttccgccacctacaacaGATCCCACTACCAGAGATTAATTCACTCCCCACTCCATCCGCTTTCTGTAAAGACTGTTCCTTCCCCAactaccttgtcaggtccatgcccacaacccccccccccaacccaccctccccttctggcacattcccctgccactgaaagaattgcaaaacctgtgtccacaccttccccctcaactCTGTCcatggccccaaaggagccttccacatccatcaaaatttcacctg
The nucleotide sequence above comes from Chiloscyllium punctatum isolate Juve2018m chromosome 8, sChiPun1.3, whole genome shotgun sequence. Encoded proteins:
- the atpsckmt gene encoding ATP synthase subunit C lysine N-methyltransferase isoform X2, which codes for MSDLVPGATPGRKRRWGLALLGIVSGTGLALSLGAAPFVAPALRRVCLPFVPASPAQVEVVLRLLKGRRGELVDIGSGDGRIVIAAAKQGFRAVGYELNPWLVWYARYKAWQEGVHHNTRFYISDLWKVDFSEYNNVVIFGVPQMEHYYQGISDCIFQCSR
- the atpsckmt gene encoding ATP synthase subunit C lysine N-methyltransferase isoform X1, with protein sequence MSDLVPGATPGRKRRWGLALLGIVSGTGLALSLGAAPFVAPALRRVCLPFVPASPAQVEVVLRLLKGRRGELVDIGSGDGRIVIAAAKQGFRAVGYELNPWLVWYARYKAWQEGVHHNTRFYISDLWKVDFSEYNNVVIFGVPQMMKSLEEKLQSELKSSARVVACRFSFPNWTAVRESGKGIDTAWLYDAKSFKTTGKKS